A part of Pseudomonadota bacterium genomic DNA contains:
- a CDS encoding phytanoyl-CoA dioxygenase family protein: MAILSDDHVSQFQRDGYVVVRQAVTGASLEAAQRQLADWVEESRSQTANWGTCMDGKARFDVAEGHSAECPLLRRISNPTEISDVIKGILFDSAIPDAITDLIGPNVKFHHCKINVKLPGSPTYVGWHQDHAFDPHTNDDVVVALLLLDDVTEDMGPLMVVPGSHKTPLSLFNDGRYTGTIGEEHHAGFEQSAVPLTGKAGDVVLQHTWMVHGGGPNTTDRPRALLICDYTAADAFALTPPAMPSAQYGQIVRGEATRFARLTDTVIELPEAYEDDSFFGLQGQKAAAE; this comes from the coding sequence ATGGCTATTCTAAGTGACGACCACGTCAGCCAATTCCAACGTGACGGTTATGTCGTGGTGCGCCAGGCGGTGACCGGCGCCTCGCTGGAAGCAGCCCAGCGCCAGCTTGCCGACTGGGTCGAGGAGAGCCGGTCACAGACAGCAAACTGGGGCACGTGCATGGACGGCAAGGCGCGCTTCGACGTCGCCGAAGGCCACAGTGCTGAGTGTCCCCTGCTGCGCCGTATCTCCAACCCCACCGAGATCTCGGATGTCATCAAGGGTATCCTGTTCGACAGCGCGATCCCTGACGCCATCACCGACCTGATCGGACCCAACGTCAAGTTCCATCACTGCAAGATCAACGTGAAGCTGCCGGGCTCACCGACCTATGTCGGCTGGCACCAGGATCATGCCTTCGATCCGCACACCAACGACGATGTCGTCGTCGCGTTGCTGCTGCTCGACGACGTGACCGAGGACATGGGCCCGCTGATGGTCGTGCCGGGATCGCACAAGACGCCGCTCAGCCTGTTCAACGATGGCCGCTACACGGGAACCATCGGCGAAGAACATCACGCAGGCTTTGAACAGTCCGCCGTGCCGCTGACCGGCAAGGCCGGCGATGTTGTCCTGCAGCACACCTGGATGGTCCATGGCGGCGGCCCCAACACGACCGACCGGCCCCGCGCCCTGCTGATCTGCGACTACACGGCCGCCGATGCGTTTGCTCTGACGCCGCCCGCCATGCCTAGTGCCCAATACGGTCAGATCGTGCGCGGCGAGGCCACCCGCTTTGCCCGTCTAACGGATACGGTGATCGAACTGCCGGAAGCCTATGAGGACGATTCCTTCTTTGGACTGCAGGGACAAAAGGCTGCCGCGGAGTAA
- a CDS encoding tetratricopeptide repeat protein, whose protein sequence is MTKPFDVVAGVLAIFLFAAGSAFAAGGSSSDDTNSYDDTPAGSALKSGMDAVNDEDWPMAIQEFTIATQEDPNNADAFNMLAYSYRQSGDLDNAFANYDKALALDPEHKNALEYLGEAYLAAGDLAKAEEQLAKLDDICWLGCEAYDELEDAISTYKASN, encoded by the coding sequence ATGACCAAACCGTTTGATGTTGTTGCCGGGGTGCTTGCGATCTTCCTGTTTGCCGCGGGCTCGGCGTTTGCCGCCGGTGGCAGTTCCAGCGACGACACCAACTCCTATGACGATACGCCGGCGGGTTCGGCGCTCAAGTCCGGCATGGATGCGGTCAACGATGAGGATTGGCCGATGGCGATCCAGGAGTTCACGATCGCGACCCAGGAGGATCCCAACAACGCTGACGCCTTCAACATGCTGGCCTACAGCTATCGTCAGTCGGGCGATCTGGATAACGCGTTCGCCAACTACGATAAGGCCCTGGCACTGGACCCCGAACACAAGAACGCCCTGGAGTATCTGGGCGAGGCCTATCTGGCCGCCGGCGATCTGGCAAAAGCCGAAGAACAGCTGGCCAAACTTGACGACATCTGCTGGCTGGGCTGCGAGGCCTATGACGAGCTGGAAGACGCCATATCGACCTACAAGGCCAGCAACTAG